The following is a genomic window from Nocardioides thalensis.
CATTCCGGCCGCGGTCATCGTCGCGTGGCTCGTGGCGTGCCGGCTGATGGTCCGCAAGGAGCAGGCGGCCCGCGTGGTCGCGCCCGTCCGCGTCAAGAAGCGGCGCCGTACCCTCGCTGACGTCGTGATCGCCGAGGAGGATGCGGTCGACGATGCCACCGCCGAGGCGGAGGGTGACGAGACCTCCGAGGTCGCGGCCGTCGACGCCCAACCCGACCCGACGCCCGGTGGTTGGGACCCGGTGCCGATGACCCTGCCGACGTACGTCGCCAAGGCCGCCGCGGGCCGCACGGTCCGCACCATCGACCTCGACTCCACGGGCGTGTGGAGCTCGGGTCGCAACGCGGCCGACTCCCAGCTGGCGCGCGAGGCGCAGGCCACCGCACGCGAGGCCGAGGGCGAGTCCGAGCGCCGCCGCGCGTCCGGCGCCTGAGGTCGCCGGCGACCCCCCACCTCGATTCGGAGCCCGGGTGACCCGGGTGCTACCGTTTCCCCTCGCTTGGGGCTGTGGCGCAGTTGGTAGCGCGTCTCGTTCGCAATGAGAAGGTCAGGGGTTCGAATCCCCTCAGCTCCACCACCTGATCTCTCAGGAGATACCGAACAGGCCGGACCCAGGATCTGGGTCCGGCCTGCTGGCTTTCCGGCCTTCGTTCGCCGTGGGTCAGGCGCGGGCGAGGACGGTCTCGAGGTCGATCTCGATGTTGACCTCCTTGCTGACGAGGAGGCCGCCGGCCTCGAGGGCGACGTTCCAGGTGATGCCGAAGTCTTCGCGGTTGATCCTGGTGCGCGCAGCGAACATGGCGCGGTCGCCGCCCCAGGGGTCGCGGACGTAGCCCTCGAACGAGACGTCGAGGGGGACCTGGCGGGTGACGCCGTGGATGGTCAGGTCGCCGGTGACGGTGCCGCGGTCGCCGCGCCAGTCGACGTGGGTGGAGCGGAACGTGGCGGTGGGGTAGGTGGCGACGTCGAAGAGCTCGGCGGAGCGGATGTGCTCGTCACGGACGTCGCTGCCGGACTCGACCGACGCCATGTCGATGGTGACGTCGACCCTGGAGTCCGCCATGTTCTCGGCGATGGTGACGGCGCCCTCGACGCCGGTGAACCGGCCGCGGACCTTCGTCACCATGAAGTGGCGGCCGATGAAGGCGAGGTCGGTGTGGCCCGGGTCGATCTCCCAGGTGCCGACGGCGGGCACGGTGGTGCCGTCGATGGTCCGGGTGGGGGTGGCGGAGGTCGGGGTGGTGGTCATGAGCGTTCCTTGGTCGAAGAGAAGTGGGGAGACGGTCGGTGTGGTCACCCGGAGGAACCGGGCGGCGTACCCTTCCGAAAGAAGTGCGGTTGCACGCACATAAATGTGCCTCGCGACGGGGTTCGTGTCAAGTGTGTGCGCAGGCACATATCGGTTGGCGCTGGTCATGCGACCGCCGACCGTTCACTGGCCTGCTGTGGCCGCCTCCTCCGCCTCCACCACGCGGGACAGCGCGGTCGCGATGACGGCGATCTCGTCGGGATCGAGGTGGGCAAGGTAGTGGCGGGCTACGGCAGCCAGGTAGGTGGGAGCGGCCGACTTCAGGCGCTTGCGACCTTCGGGAGTGATGGCGGCGAACGAGGAGCGCTTGTCGTCGGGGTTGGGCTGGCGCTCCATCAGGCCCTCGCGCTCGAGTTCCGACACGACCCGGCTCACGCGCTCCCGGCTGACGACCGCCTGT
Proteins encoded in this region:
- a CDS encoding YceI family protein; translated protein: MTTTPTSATPTRTIDGTTVPAVGTWEIDPGHTDLAFIGRHFMVTKVRGRFTGVEGAVTIAENMADSRVDVTIDMASVESGSDVRDEHIRSAELFDVATYPTATFRSTHVDWRGDRGTVTGDLTIHGVTRQVPLDVSFEGYVRDPWGGDRAMFAARTRINREDFGITWNVALEAGGLLVSKEVNIEIDLETVLARA
- a CDS encoding MarR family winged helix-turn-helix transcriptional regulator — protein: MPDDDIRAWAALLRTHAAVLPKLERALVKTGLPLTWYDVLLVVNAAPDRRLRMTELGRQAVVSRERVSRVVSELEREGLMERQPNPDDKRSSFAAITPEGRKRLKSAAPTYLAAVARHYLAHLDPDEIAVIATALSRVVEAEEAATAGQ